TGGTGCCATCGCCGACACGGGTTTCCAGCCCGCGCGGCAAGGCTTTGATTTCATCCCACACATCGGCCAGTTCGCAGGCCCAGCGGATATCGGCCTCGGTGGCAGTGGGCTGGGCAAGACGCAGGTTCTGAGCAACGGTGCCGAAATACAGGTTGCACACCTGCGGCACATAGGCGATGGCGTGGCGCAGTTCCAGCGGATCGATCTGGCGCATGTCGGCATTGTCGATACGCACCGAGCCGGCCTGCGGCGCGTAAAGCCCCATCATCAGCTTGATGATGGTCGACTTGCCCGAGCCGTTGCGCCCGGTCACCGCCACCACTTCGCCCGGCTCCACGTCGAACGACACGCCGACCAGGGCCGGGTCGGCGTCGTTGGCATAACGCAGGCTGACGCGTGAGAACGACACCCTGCCCTTCAGGTTCTTCAGGGGCGCCACCATGGCCCTGGGGTCGCGCTCGGGCTTCAAATTCATCAACTGGTCGATCTGGGCGATGGAGCCGCGCACCTGTTCGACCCGCTGGATCAGGGTGAAGGCGGTCTGCAACGGCCCCAACACCCGCCACACCAGCATCATGGCGGCGATCAGGCCGCCGGTGGTCATGTTGCCGTCGATGACGCCCAACACGCCGGTGGCGATGGTCGCCAACCCCGACGACACGATCAGGATATTGGAACCGGTGGTGATCAGCGCGGCGAAGATACCGTTCTTGAAGCCGCCATAGGCGGCGCGGGCGGACATCTCGCGATAGCGCTTGACCCAGTCGTGTTCCGCCGCCGACAGCTTGACCGCGCGCATCTTGCCCAGGGTCTCGATCAGGAATTCCTGGCGGCGCGACGCCGCACGCGAGGCGATGGAGACGTTCTTGCGCACCACCGGCATGACCAGGATGCCGCCGACGATGAACAGGAAGGTACTGATCACCGGCACCAGGGCCAACACGCCGCCGAGCATGAAGATGATGGCGAAATAAAACAGGGCGAAAGGCAGTTCCATGAACACCGTGGCCAACGGCCCGGTAAAGAACTCGCGCACCGATTCGAAATCCTTGATGCGGGCGACCTGGGCGCCGATGGTGGCGCGCTCGGTGAAGCCCGGCGGCAAGGACAGAATGTGCTGGAAGATGTTGTTGCCCATGATGTTGTCGAGACGGGCACCGATGAAAGCCAGGATGCGGGCACGCACCGCCCGCAATACGGCGTCGAAGATCAGGGCCATCCCCACTCCGGCGCACAGCGCCCACAACAAGGGCATGGAATTGGTGCCGATCACCTTGTCATAGACGTTCATGACGAAGACCGGCGTGGCCAAGGCCATCAGGTTCAAGAACAAGGTGACGAAAAACGCCTGCCAGAACAGCGGCCGGAACCGGTCCAACACGGTGCGGAACCAGCCCACCCGGCTGGGCGCGGTCTCGCCCATGGCGGTGAAGAAATAGGCGGTGCCGGTCTGCGACAGCTCCTCGACGCGCCGGCCTTCGCCGATGGCGCTGTCGAACACCTCGATGGCATCGCTGTCCTTCGCCCGCACCACCATGGCCGGCTTATTGTCGGGCAGAAACAGGCAGGGCAGCAGACGCTTGTCGATCTCGCCCACCTTAACCCTGAGTGGCCGACTGGAATAATTGAGCTGGGCCATGACGTTGCGCAGGCCGGTCAAATCCAGGTCGTTGGCGAAGTGCGGCAACGATTCCGCCACATGGCGGGGATCGCCCTTCCATCCCAACGCCTTCAACAACGGCAACAGGCAGGCAGCCAGATCCGAGGCGGCGCTGAAGCCGCCCAGGATGTTATGGGCCATCTGCGCCTGATATTGTTCGATGGCCTGCTGACTGGCTTTGACCGATCCGGCAGCGGCGGTGTTGGCGACCTGATTCATGCAGCCCCTCCCGCCGGTGCGGTCAGGGCGGCAAAGGGACGGCTGTCATCGCGCGGCGGCTTGGGCGACAGGCGACCGTGATCCAGGTCGAACACCCGGTCGGCCAGCTTGACCAGGGACGGGCGGTGGGTGACCAAAATCAGCGTGCGCTTGCCCTTGGCCCGTTCCAGCCAGACGCGCAGGAAATTGTCGCCGGCGGAATCCACCGCCGTGTTGGCCTCGTCGAACAAGACGATGCGTGGATTGTTGACCAGGGCGCGGGCGATGGCGATACGCTGCTTGATGCCGCGCGGCAATGAATCATAGGCGCCGTCGCCCACCGGCGTGTCGAAGCCGTAAGCCATGGTCGCCACCACCTCGTCCAGCCCCAGAAGGCCGGCGGTTTCCACCGCGATATCGTCGAATTCGGACCGGAACATGGTGATGTTCTGCAAGATGGTCCCTTGGAACAACACGCCCGATTGCGGCAGATAGGCGATCTGGTCACGCACGGATTGCGGTTCGTATTGAGTGACATCGGTGCCGTCGATCATCACCCGACCCTGGGTCGGGCGCAGCGCCCCTTGCATCAGGGTCAACAACGTGGTCTTGCCCGAGCCGTTGCCGCCGGCGATGGCGATGCATTCGCCCGCTTCAATGCTGATGTTGGCATTGTCGATGACGGTGGGCATTTTGGGGTCAAAGGCAAAGCTGACGCCTTCCAGTTCCAGCTTGCCCTTGGTCGGCGGCATCTTGGGCAGGTTCTTTTCCGCTTCCGGCGGCAGGGCGAACAGCTTTTCCAATCTCCCGCTGGCCAGGACGAAGCTTTGGAACCGCGTCCACACCCCCAAGGCCTTCTGGATCGGTGCCATGGAACGGCCGGCGAGCAGCGACGATGCCGCCAGACCACCGGTGGTCATGTCGCCGTTCATGACGATGACGCTGCCGAAGGCGGCGACGGCGATGGTGGTCATCTGCGAGAAGAACGACGACACCCCCAGCGCGTTGGCGCTGCGCAAGGCGACGGTATAATAGCCCTCGGCGCAGCTTTCCTGCAGGCGTTCATAGCGGCGCACCATCTGCGTTTCCATGGCCATGGCCTTGACGCTGTGAATACCGCCCAACACCTCGATCAGGAAGTTGAAACGGCGATCATCGGCGATCATGCGTTTTTCGATGGCATCGCGCAGAGCCGTGCCGATCTTCATGGCGGACAGGGCGAAGAGAACCAGCAAGGCAATGGGAACCAGCACCAGCCACCCGCCCATCAGCGCCACCAAGGCCAGATAGATCAGGGCGAAAGGCAGATCCAGCAGCGTCAGCAAGGCCTGACCGGCATAGAATTCACGCACCGTGGCCAGGGAGTTCAACCGTTCCAGATGGACACCCGACCCTTCCTTCTCGAAATTGTCGATACTGGTCATCATCAGGCGGTCGATGGCCTCGCAACCGGCCTTGTGCTCGAAACGGGCGCCGATCCAGCCGGTGACGTAGGAGCGGGCGAAAGTCAGAATGGATTCCAGCAACAGCGCGCCCAGCACACCGGCCATCAACAGCACCATGGTGCCGGTGGACTTGTTGGGCAGGATGCGGTCATAGACCTGCAACAACGCCATGGGCAGAGCCAGACCAAGGACATTCAGAAAAAGCGAAGCCACCGCCAAATCGAACATGTTCGATTTCAACGTGGAATATGCCCCCAGCGAAAATGCCGGCTGGCGCTGCTTTTTATCCGCCTTGGCGGCGGTTTGGGCTTCGCTCATACGCCTCGATCCGAATTGGCAATCCTCTGCACTGGCACCGATGACAACGGCGCCTTATGATGTGGCTTCGCACATCGGCGGCACCAAAGCCAGAAAGCAGGACAGTCATGCCAACCAGCATTGACATGATCGAGCGTCTCATCAGCTTCGACACCACAAGTTATAAAGCGAACATACAACTTATTCAGTTTGCCGCCGACTTTCTGTCAGGCCTTGGCGCGGATATCAGGTTGACTTATGACGATAATCAAGAAAAGGCAAATCTATTTGCGACTATAGGCCCGTCGGATATCCCCGGCATTGTTTTGTCAGGACATACCGACGTCGTACCGGTCGACGGCCAGGACTGGTCCAGCGACCCGTTTCGGCTGTCGCGGCGCGACCACGCATTATATGGGCGCGGTACCGCCGACATGAAGTCGTTCATCGCCATTTGTCTGGCCCTTGCCCCCGAATTCAGCGCCGCCCCCCTGTCCATGCCCATTCACTTCGCCTTCTCCTATGACGAAGAAATCGGCTGCATCGGCGTCCGCCGCCTGATCCAGGATGTTACGTCCCTCCCCGTCAAACCCAGGCTGTGCATAGTGGGCGAACCCACCGAGATGAGGGTGATTGTCGGCCATAAGGGTAAAAAAAACGTTCGCTGCCACGTACATGGCAAAGAATGTCATTCCGCCCTCAATCACCAGGGTGTCAACGCGGTGGAAATCGCCGCCGAGATGGTCACCTTCCTGCGCCACATGCAAAAGCACATCCGCGAAAACGGCCCCTTCGACCACGGCTATCAGCCGCCCTACACCACCATTCACACCGGCCTGATCCAGGGTGGTACGGCGCTCAACATCGTGCCGGCGCATTGTTCGTTCGAGTTCGAGTTCCGCAACCTGCCCCAGCACGATCCCGAGGATCTGATGGCCCAATTACGCGGCTTCGCCCAGGATCTGGTACCGGAAATGCTGGCGGTGGACGGGGCCACCGGCATCATGTTCGATGAATACAACACCACCGCCGGCCTGTTGACCGACGACGACGACGAAGCAGCGGTACTGGCCCGGCAATTGTCGGGCAACAATGCCACCGCCAAGGTCAGCTTCACCACCGAGGCCGGGCTGTTCAACAAGGCCGGTATCCCCACCGTGGTCTGCGGCCCCGGTTCCATCGCCCAGGCGCACAAGCCCGATGAATTCATCACCGTCGAACAGGTCAAACAGGGAGAAGCTTTCGTCCGCCGGCTGTTGGGGCGGATGGTGAGAAGCTAACGCCTGATCACCAACGCCACGCCCAAGGCGGCCAAGGCCATGCCGGCCAATCCGATCGGGCTCAGGGTTTCGTCGAACAACAGCCAGGCCAGACCGGCGGTGACCGGTGGCACCAGATAGAAGAGGCTGGCGACGCGAGCCGCCTCGCCGCTTCGGATCAGCATCATCAAAAGCGTGATGGCGCCCAAGGACAGCACCAGCACCAGCCACAAAAGGGCGAGGACGAAGTCCAAACTCCAATGCACCCGCATGGTCTCGGTGCTCATGGCCACCGGCAGCAGCACCAGCAGCGCCCCCACATATTGCACCAACGAGCCCGTGCGCAAATCCATGCCCTGACCAAAGCGCTTCTGATAAAGCGTACCGGCGGTGATGCCGAGCAGGGCGACCAGGGCGAAGCCGATGCCCGCCCACGACAGCCCATCCACCGACAACCCGCCATTGCGGGCCGCCAGCACCAGGGTGACACCGACCAGCCCCAGCAGCAGGCCCAGCCATTGCCGGACCCGGATTTCCTCGCCGAACAGCGGGCCGGCGACCAGGGCGGTCAGGATGGGTTGCAAACCCACCAATAAGGCGGCCATGCCCGACGGCAGGCCATGATGGATGGCGGCGAACACTCCACCCAAATAAGCGGCATGAACCAAGGTGCCCGACACCAGCAGATGAACGATCTGCCGGGGCTGGCGCGGCCACGGCGCCCGCGCCGCCAAGGCCAAGGCGGCCAGCAGGGAAATGATCAGGACGAAACGGATGGACAGGAAGGTGAAGGGCTCGGCATAGGGCAAGCCATATTTGGCGCCGATGAAGCCGGTGCTCCACAACAGGACGAACAAGGCGGGCATGGCTTTGGTGAACAACGCCGACGACATGATAAATTACCGCCTGATCAGTAAAACGGGCGGCAGGATAGCCGCCGCCCGTGTTCCAAACAACCCGACGCGATGTATGGTCAGGGGCGCACCACCGAATAATCGACGACCTTCCTGACGCCGGTCCCATCCTTGACCTGGGCCAGGGCTTTCTTGCCCTCTTCGCCGGAACGGGCGCGGCCCAGCAGATAGACGGTGCCATAGGCATCGGCGGTGGTGCGGAAATTGACATCAGCCACCCCGGCGGTGCCGACCAGACGGCCTTGCGCCTTGGCCGCCATCACGGTGACGTCGCCCCAATCCAGCAGCGATTTGCGCCTTGAATCGTCCTTGGCCAGGTAGCTGACGTGCCAGTACAGCTTTTTCACCCCCTGGACCTGACGCACTTCCCGTTCAAAGCGGTCGTACAACGCCTTGTCGTCGAAGATGCCGGTGATCAGCAGGCGCTGTTCATAGATTTCGGTCGAGGCCTTGACCGTCCCCATCTTCCCCATGATGGCGTTGACCTTGACGACGATCTCGTTGTCCTTGGCGATGTCACCGGCGGAACGGGCCTCGATGGCGCGGTCGATCAGAGTCTTGGGTGCGGTCAGCACATCCAGCAACTGGGCGTGGGCCGAAAAGCTTGCCAGCATCGGCAACAGCGCCAGGACGAATAATTTACGCATGGTCCCCCACCCTCTCATGATTGCAAATGCTTATGTACGGCTTGGCGGGAAATCCCCAATTCCTGGCCGATCCGGGCCAGCGACCATTGCGGGTTTTCCTGACGCAGGCGATGGCACTTGCTTTTGGTGCCCTCGCCGGGAGCCAGGGTGACGCCCTGGGCCAGCAATTGCTCGAGATCCCGGCTGAGACAGGCATAGCCGCTGCCGTCATCGACGCCATGGGTTTTCCAGTATTCCAACCTGATCTGCAGATCGGCCAAGGTTCGCACCGGCAACTGGCTGGCCCATTCACGCTGGACCAGGATGTGGCGGACGGCACAGGCGGTGGGCAACACGGCGCTGCCGGGGCCGTCGGCCAACACTTCCAACTCGGCCAGACGCTGTTCCCAAGTCAGACACTCGGCGCGGGCGTCGGCGATGGTTGCCGGCAACGGGCAGGCGACGGCCACGGTATGGGCCAGTTCGTCGGGAATGGGATGCCACGGCACCGACCAGCCGGCCACCGGCGCCCAGGGGTCGGTCGCCTCGCCCAGCCATTGATCGACGGCATCGACGAACATGCGTTCCAGCGCCGTCGGTCCCAACGCTTCCGCTTCCGAGCCATAGCGAGCGATCACCGCCCGACGCTCGTCGGTCATTTTCTCCGCTTCGGCCAGACGGGCTTCGGTCTGGCGGATCAGGGTGCCGGGGTCTTCCGCCTCTTCGCGCAGACGCAGGGCTTCCAGCGGTTGGTCGCGCCCATCCAGGCGCGCGGCCAGAGCTTCCAGACCGACGGCGTAACCGCCCCATTCCTTGCCGCAGAACACCATGGCCCGGCCCATGGCTTCTTCGCGCACGCCAGGGTCTTCCGATTGGTACAGAGCGACAATGCTTTCAAGCCGATCCAGCGCCTTGTCGCGCTGATCACCGGCATTGTCCATCAATTGCAGCAGGTCCATACCCACACCCATCCCCGTCAACTTGCGGGTTGACGGTGCGCTGACCTTGGTCGCTTGTCAAGAATGGGCTTTTCGCTCGATCAGTTCGATCTTGTAGCCGTCGGGGTCTTCGATGAAGGCGATGATGGTGCTGCCATGCTTCATCGGTCCCGGCGGGCGGGTGATCTTGGCCCCGGCCTGGGCCAATTGCGCGCAGGTGGCATGGATATCGGGCACGCCCAGGGCGACATGGCCGAAACCGGTGCCCAGATCGTAACTGGCCGTATCCCAATTATGGGTCAGCTCAATCACCGTATTGTCGGCCTCGTCGCCATAGCCGACGAAGGCCAGGGTGAAGCGGCCATCGGGGTAATCCTGGCGGCGCAGCAGCTTCATGCCCAAAAGCCGGGTGTAGAAATCGATGGAGGCATCCAGGTTGCCGACCCGAATCATGGTATGCAGCATGCGCCAGCTCATGGCGTTTTCCTTTCAGCGATATAATCCAGAACCACTTGTGCCGCCCGCTGGGCCGGCGACGCACCGCCGAAGCCCAATTTGACCATGGCCGCGGCCATGTCGGCGCGGCGCTGTTGGCGGTCGACCGAATCGTCGAGCATCTTGCTCAAGATGGGGGTAATGGCCTCGGCGGTACAATCCTCTTGCAGGAATTCCGGCATCACCGGACGGTCCAGCATCATGTTGACCAGGGTCGCCCACTTGATCTTGAAGCCGAAGAAGCTGCGGGCGACAAAGGCGGTCAGCACCGACAGGCGATAGGCGATCACCGTCGGCAGTCCGGCCATGGCCAGTTCCAGCGCCACCGTACCCGACGCCGCCAAGGCACAGGTCGCGGCGGCGAAGGCATCGTATTTTTCCGTCTCCAGCACCAAAGGCTGGAACGGCCAACCGGCGGCAGCGGCGCGCACCTCGGGGGCCAGATGCGGCAAGGTCGGCACCACCACCCGCAAATCAGGCCGTTCGGGCTGCAATCGGCGCAAAACCTCGCCGAAAACCGGCAGCAATTTGGCGGTTTCCGAATGCCGGCTACCCGGCAGCACCGCCAACAGCGGCGTGTCCTCGGCCAGACCGTGACGGCGGCGGAAGGCGGCAGCGTCGCCCTTTTCCGCCCCGCATTCCACCACCGGGTGGCCCACATGGAGTGTGCGCAGACCTTCCTTCTCAAAAAAAGGCGGCTCGAACGGCAGTAGCGTCATCAGCAGATCGAGAACCCCGGCCAGCTTGGCGGCGCGCTTGGGTTTCCATGCCCACACCATGGGGGCGACGTAATGGATGCGCGGGATATGGGAATAACGCTTCTGACAGCCCTTCTGCACCCGTCCGGTGAAGCCCCAGGAATCGATGGTGATCAGGGCCACCGGCTGGCGTTGCCCCATATCCTCCAGGGTTTCACGCACCCGGCGCAGGATGCGGGGAATACGCGGCAACACCTCGGTCAGGCCCATCACCGTCAACTCGGTCATGGGGAACAGGCTGTCGAGCCCCTGCTCCCGCATATGGGTGCCGCCGATGCCGGCAAAGCGTATCTGACCATGGCTGGCCGCGTGCAGGGCCGCCATCAGCCGCCCGCCCAGCAGATCGCCCGAAGGCTCGCCGGCGATGATATAGATCAGCGGAACCGGGCTCATAACCGGCCCAGGATGAACAGCCCGGCTCGATCGGCCTCGGCCCCCAATTCGGCCCGATCCAGCACCAAGGTGCCGCCGGCTTCGACGCAGATGCCGCGCAACCCCGCCGCCGCCGCCGCGCGCAATGTTCCCAGACCGATGGTCGGTAAATCCAGGCGACGATCCTGGCCCGGCTTCCTGACCTTGACCAGCACGGCGCCGGGGCCGTCGCGGCGCAGTTCCGCCGAGCGGCGGATCAGCCGGTCGGTGCCTTCGATGGCTTCGACCGCCAGGATGATACCCTGCTGGACGATCACCGCCTGGCCCACGTCCAGGGCGCCGATGCCCTTGGCCACCTCCCAGCCACGGTCGATATCGGCCAGGGCCTGGTCGTCGGGGGCCAAGCTGCCGAACAGGCCGTCGGGCGCCAGACAATCGGCCAACACGTCATCGATACCGACGACGCGGAAACCCTCGTCCTCGATCTCGCGGGTGACGGCACGCAGCAAGCCGTCGTCCCCCAAAGCCTTCAGCCCGACCTTGGCGAAGAATTTGGTGGTGCGCCAGTCAGGCGCCAGTTCCTTGATGGTCGGGCGGCGGACCGGGCCGATCATCACCAGTTCGGTGACACCGGCCTCGTGCAGCTTCTTGAAGCCGCTGCCCGCCTCACCCAGGCGTATCCAGTCGGTGGGCGCGTCGCCGATCACCGCCGGATCGGCATGACCGCTCAGCGCCAAGACATGGAAAGGCCGGCCTTGCGACCGGCAGGCGGCGATGGCGAGTCCGGGGAACGCGCCACCCCCGGCAATGATGCCGAGTTTACTTGCCATCCTCAAAGCCGGGCGTGCACAGCGACCGGGACGAATCGTCGCGGATGAATTCCACCACTTCCATCACCGCCGCGTTGCTTTGGAATTGCTCGGCCACGTCGGCCACCCGCTCCTGCAAGGTGCCTTCCGGCCCGAACAACAGCCGATAGGCATTGCGCAGGCTGTGGATTTCATCGCGCGAGAAACCGCGACGCTTGAGGCCGACGATGTTCAAGCCGTTCAGATGGGCACGGTTGCCGATGACCATGCCGAACGGAATGATGTCGGCCTCGACCCCCGACATGCCGCCGACCATGGCGTGTTTGCCGATGCGCACGAACTGGTGCACCGCCGACAGCCCGCCCAGGAAGGCGTATTCGCCGACGATCACATGGCCGGCCAAGGTGGCGTTGTTGGCCATGATGACGTTGTTGCCCAAGATGCAGTCATGGGCCACGTGGGCGCTGGCCATGAACAGGCAATTGTCACCGACGCGGGTGATCATGCCGCCGCCTTCGGTGCCGGGCTGCATGGTCACGTATTCGCGGATCTGGTTGTTGCAGCCGATCTCCAGGGTCGACGGCTCACCGTGATACTTCAGGTCCTGGGGCTGGTGGCCGATGGACGCGAACGGAAAGATGCGGGTGCTTTCGCCGATGGTGGTGCGGCCTTCGACCACCACATGCGACAGCAACTCGACCTTTTCGCCCAGACGGACATGGGGTCCGACCACACAGAACGGACCGATGGAAGCCGATTCGGCGATTTCCGCCTTTGAATCGACGATGGCGGTGGGATGAATATTGGGCATCAGCTATCCATGATCATGGCGGCATAGGTCGCTTCGGCCATCAAGGTGTCGCCCACCTTGGCCTCGGCCCGGAACTTCCACACGTTGCCGCGCGAGCGTTCCTTGAACACATGGATGGCCAACTGGTCGCCCGGCCCCACCGGCTTGCGGAACCGCGCGCTGTCGACGCTCATGAAATAGACCAGCTTGCCTTCGGCGCTCGGTCCCAGGGTGTCGACCACCAGCACCGCCGCCGTCTGGGCCATGGCTTCGATGATCAGCACGCCCGGCATCACCGGACGCTCGGGGAAATGGCCCTGGAAGAACGGTTCGTTGATGGTGACGTTCTTGATGCCGATGGCGCTGACATTGGAAACGATGCCAACCACCTTGTCGACCATCAGGAAAGGATAGCGATGCGGGATCATTTCCATGATCCGGTTGATATCGACCTCCTTCCCGGCGGTCTCGGTTGCATTCACCATGCTGTCCATCCTGCTTTTCCTTGAAAGATGTTGTTCTTAGCGCTTGTTACGGGCCAGCTTACTCAAAACCGCCGATTGGCGCAGCCATTCGATGCGGGGAACGGCGGGAGTGCCACCCACGGTCTCGCCCGGGGCGATGTCGCGGATAACGCCGCCTTGCGCCGCCACCTTGGCCCCCGATCCGATCTTGAGATGGCCGGCGAAACCGGCCTGACCGCCGGCGGCGACGAAATCACCGAACTGGCACGACCCGGAAATTCCCACCTGAGCGACGATGACGCAGCCACGGCCCAGTTGGACGTTATGACCGATCTGCACCAGATTATCGATCCAGCAGCCATCGCCGATCACCGTATCAGGACCGGCACCGCGGTCGATGGTGGTGTTGGCGCCGATTTCGACACCGTTACCGATGATCACCCGGCCCAGTTGCGGCACCTTCAGGTGGCCCTGGATGCCCATGGCGAAGCCGAAACCGTCCTGGCCGATGCGGGCACCGGGATAGATGTTGACCTTGGCGCCGATGATGGCGCATTGCACGGTGGCATTGGCGCCGATGGTGCCGCCGGGACCGATGACCACACCGTCGCCGATCACCACGTTGGCCTCGATACGGCAATTGTCGCCGATTTCAGCCCGCGCGCCGATCACCACGCCATGACCGATCCAGCAATTGGCACCGATCTTGGCCGACGAATCCACATGGGCGGTGGGCGAAACCCAGGCACTGGGGGCAGGCTGCGGATAAAACGCCTGGGCCACCATGGCATAGGCGCGGTAAGGGTCTTTGCTCAGCAGCAAAGGCGTGCCCGCCGGCCCACGCTCGGCCAGATCGGGGTGCACGATCACGGCACCGGCCTTGGTGGCGGTGAAGGCATTGATGTATTTGCGGTTATCGAGAAAGCTGATGTGGTCGGCGCCGGCGATTTCCAGAGCGGCGACATCGATGACCACCTGTCCCGATTGCTGCGGCTGCGACAGTTCGGCCCCACAGATTTCCGCCAGTTGTGCCAGGGTGAACGGTCCGGCGACCGTGAAAAAGCGGGAATCGGCCATGATGATTACTTCTTTCCCTTGGTCGTCGCGGCGCCACCGGTGGGAGCCAGCTTTTCCGTTTCAGGGACCGGGAACGGCACCGTGGCGACGCGCTTGTTCAGCCGCTCGATGACGACGTTGGTGATATCCATGCGCTCGTCATGCAAGAAGACG
This is a stretch of genomic DNA from Magnetospirillum gryphiswaldense MSR-1 v2. It encodes these proteins:
- a CDS encoding peptidase domain-containing ABC transporter, with the translated sequence MNQVANTAAAGSVKASQQAIEQYQAQMAHNILGGFSAASDLAACLLPLLKALGWKGDPRHVAESLPHFANDLDLTGLRNVMAQLNYSSRPLRVKVGEIDKRLLPCLFLPDNKPAMVVRAKDSDAIEVFDSAIGEGRRVEELSQTGTAYFFTAMGETAPSRVGWFRTVLDRFRPLFWQAFFVTLFLNLMALATPVFVMNVYDKVIGTNSMPLLWALCAGVGMALIFDAVLRAVRARILAFIGARLDNIMGNNIFQHILSLPPGFTERATIGAQVARIKDFESVREFFTGPLATVFMELPFALFYFAIIFMLGGVLALVPVISTFLFIVGGILVMPVVRKNVSIASRAASRRQEFLIETLGKMRAVKLSAAEHDWVKRYREMSARAAYGGFKNGIFAALITTGSNILIVSSGLATIATGVLGVIDGNMTTGGLIAAMMLVWRVLGPLQTAFTLIQRVEQVRGSIAQIDQLMNLKPERDPRAMVAPLKNLKGRVSFSRVSLRYANDADPALVGVSFDVEPGEVVAVTGRNGSGKSTIIKLMMGLYAPQAGSVRIDNADMRQIDPLELRHAIAYVPQVCNLYFGTVAQNLRLAQPTATEADIRWACELADVWDEIKALPRGLETRVGDGTIDHLPTSFVQKLSLARGYLKRSPLMLFDEPVNGLDFEGDRQFMQAVEYFRGQSTIFMVTHRPSHLRFADKILVFDGGYLRLAGPADEVRARIPPDLI
- a CDS encoding peptidase domain-containing ABC transporter — encoded protein: MFDLAVASLFLNVLGLALPMALLQVYDRILPNKSTGTMVLLMAGVLGALLLESILTFARSYVTGWIGARFEHKAGCEAIDRLMMTSIDNFEKEGSGVHLERLNSLATVREFYAGQALLTLLDLPFALIYLALVALMGGWLVLVPIALLVLFALSAMKIGTALRDAIEKRMIADDRRFNFLIEVLGGIHSVKAMAMETQMVRRYERLQESCAEGYYTVALRSANALGVSSFFSQMTTIAVAAFGSVIVMNGDMTTGGLAASSLLAGRSMAPIQKALGVWTRFQSFVLASGRLEKLFALPPEAEKNLPKMPPTKGKLELEGVSFAFDPKMPTVIDNANISIEAGECIAIAGGNGSGKTTLLTLMQGALRPTQGRVMIDGTDVTQYEPQSVRDQIAYLPQSGVLFQGTILQNITMFRSEFDDIAVETAGLLGLDEVVATMAYGFDTPVGDGAYDSLPRGIKQRIAIARALVNNPRIVLFDEANTAVDSAGDNFLRVWLERAKGKRTLILVTHRPSLVKLADRVFDLDHGRLSPKPPRDDSRPFAALTAPAGGAA
- the argE gene encoding acetylornithine deacetylase, translated to MIERLISFDTTSYKANIQLIQFAADFLSGLGADIRLTYDDNQEKANLFATIGPSDIPGIVLSGHTDVVPVDGQDWSSDPFRLSRRDHALYGRGTADMKSFIAICLALAPEFSAAPLSMPIHFAFSYDEEIGCIGVRRLIQDVTSLPVKPRLCIVGEPTEMRVIVGHKGKKNVRCHVHGKECHSALNHQGVNAVEIAAEMVTFLRHMQKHIRENGPFDHGYQPPYTTIHTGLIQGGTALNIVPAHCSFEFEFRNLPQHDPEDLMAQLRGFAQDLVPEMLAVDGATGIMFDEYNTTAGLLTDDDDEAAVLARQLSGNNATAKVSFTTEAGLFNKAGIPTVVCGPGSIAQAHKPDEFITVEQVKQGEAFVRRLLGRMVRS
- a CDS encoding DMT family transporter, with amino-acid sequence MSSALFTKAMPALFVLLWSTGFIGAKYGLPYAEPFTFLSIRFVLIISLLAALALAARAPWPRQPRQIVHLLVSGTLVHAAYLGGVFAAIHHGLPSGMAALLVGLQPILTALVAGPLFGEEIRVRQWLGLLLGLVGVTLVLAARNGGLSVDGLSWAGIGFALVALLGITAGTLYQKRFGQGMDLRTGSLVQYVGALLVLLPVAMSTETMRVHWSLDFVLALLWLVLVLSLGAITLLMMLIRSGEAARVASLFYLVPPVTAGLAWLLFDETLSPIGLAGMALAALGVALVIRR
- a CDS encoding BON domain-containing protein; translation: MRKLFVLALLPMLASFSAHAQLLDVLTAPKTLIDRAIEARSAGDIAKDNEIVVKVNAIMGKMGTVKASTEIYEQRLLITGIFDDKALYDRFEREVRQVQGVKKLYWHVSYLAKDDSRRKSLLDWGDVTVMAAKAQGRLVGTAGVADVNFRTTADAYGTVYLLGRARSGEEGKKALAQVKDGTGVRKVVDYSVVRP
- a CDS encoding HTH domain-containing protein; amino-acid sequence: MDLLQLMDNAGDQRDKALDRLESIVALYQSEDPGVREEAMGRAMVFCGKEWGGYAVGLEALAARLDGRDQPLEALRLREEAEDPGTLIRQTEARLAEAEKMTDERRAVIARYGSEAEALGPTALERMFVDAVDQWLGEATDPWAPVAGWSVPWHPIPDELAHTVAVACPLPATIADARAECLTWEQRLAELEVLADGPGSAVLPTACAVRHILVQREWASQLPVRTLADLQIRLEYWKTHGVDDGSGYACLSRDLEQLLAQGVTLAPGEGTKSKCHRLRQENPQWSLARIGQELGISRQAVHKHLQS
- the gloA gene encoding lactoylglutathione lyase, which codes for MSWRMLHTMIRVGNLDASIDFYTRLLGMKLLRRQDYPDGRFTLAFVGYGDEADNTVIELTHNWDTASYDLGTGFGHVALGVPDIHATCAQLAQAGAKITRPPGPMKHGSTIIAFIEDPDGYKIELIERKAHS
- the lpxB gene encoding lipid-A-disaccharide synthase: MSPVPLIYIIAGEPSGDLLGGRLMAALHAASHGQIRFAGIGGTHMREQGLDSLFPMTELTVMGLTEVLPRIPRILRRVRETLEDMGQRQPVALITIDSWGFTGRVQKGCQKRYSHIPRIHYVAPMVWAWKPKRAAKLAGVLDLLMTLLPFEPPFFEKEGLRTLHVGHPVVECGAEKGDAAAFRRRHGLAEDTPLLAVLPGSRHSETAKLLPVFGEVLRRLQPERPDLRVVVPTLPHLAPEVRAAAAGWPFQPLVLETEKYDAFAAATCALAASGTVALELAMAGLPTVIAYRLSVLTAFVARSFFGFKIKWATLVNMMLDRPVMPEFLQEDCTAEAITPILSKMLDDSVDRQQRRADMAAAMVKLGFGGASPAQRAAQVVLDYIAERKTP
- a CDS encoding LpxI family protein; translated protein: MASKLGIIAGGGAFPGLAIAACRSQGRPFHVLALSGHADPAVIGDAPTDWIRLGEAGSGFKKLHEAGVTELVMIGPVRRPTIKELAPDWRTTKFFAKVGLKALGDDGLLRAVTREIEDEGFRVVGIDDVLADCLAPDGLFGSLAPDDQALADIDRGWEVAKGIGALDVGQAVIVQQGIILAVEAIEGTDRLIRRSAELRRDGPGAVLVKVRKPGQDRRLDLPTIGLGTLRAAAAAGLRGICVEAGGTLVLDRAELGAEADRAGLFILGRL